The nucleotide sequence GATGTTGGCGCTAGATAACACAGGAGCAAGCTAAACTAGAGAGAACATAGGAAATATCTCAAGTGTTAAGTGGGCTATAACATAGCACCGAAGGTAACAAAGGACCATATTGCATAGTGAGTATGAAGTTAACAAACGAGAATATTGCACCTTGAACAACACTTGATCTAACATAGGGGTTGATTGCATTGTTTTATCATAGTCATCTCTTTTAACATAGCAAAAGAACATGGCCTGCGTgccaacacttaacacacacacacacacacacacacacacacacacacacacacacacacacactttttgagGATCGCAGAAATGTAACTAACAAGCCATGACCTTAATCATGTGTCATGACCTTTCAGCTTGTTTATGACTCTTCTGAGGTCAACAAGTCTCCCAGAACAACACCACAGCTGCGATGTGTGTACCAGGTCACGCTCGGTCAAGTGAATCAGTCGATTTATCAAATCAAAGGAACTCGAACCTTACTTTGAGTATATTGGGCTGGATGTACTTGTCAATTTAGGTTCCTAAATTCCTTTCTTGGACTAATGACACATGATTGTTCTATAGACGTTTTGGCGTTGATGAGATGCAAATCTAGTGTACGTACGACGATTGAGTTGGAGGAAGAACGTATCGAGGTAGTTAGATGTGCTTGCTTATATGTGGGAAGTAGGAAGGGAAACAGACACTGAGGGATGGGAAAATGGAAAGCTGGGATCGTtctgacgtagagagagagagagagagagagagagagagagagagagagagagagagagagagagagagagagagagagagagagagagagagagagagaagcgtaaaTGTCAACATAACTCAGTAAAGACACTCTGGCTGGACTCTTGTCTTatgggaatatattttcttcattttgtttcATAAATAAATTTGAATAATTTCTTTCAGTAGCTCACAACACTGAATCTGGCGGAAAAATACTGATTTTCTCCCCCATCAGTTTACATGTTGTAAACATCTCTCATGATTGTGTCTACAAATGATGGGATaaatagaaatgtgtgtgtgtgtgtgtgtgtgtgtgtgtgtgtgtgtgtgtgtgtgtgtgtgtgtgttcaagacgGGATTTCGATAAACATAtgactgaatgaatgaatgaataggagtgagcctctctctctctctctctctctctctctctctctctctctctctctctctctctagctctctctagctctctctctcgaggataTATCAGTTCATAAAACACATACGAACATACGATACGAAATGTTGAGTGCTTCGGGTGCCTGGGAGTAGAcgtgatagcggatggaaccctggggtctaaagtgagtcatagggtgggtaagggagcgTCCGTCCTGGCTGCACTGTGGAGAACGTGGAAGTAGAGGTCGCTCTCTGCTCGGGCAAGGATGGATATGTTCAAAGGTACAGTCGTCACAGCGGTGTGGTATAGAAGATGTGAGTCTTGGAagcaaaaagaaaacggaatacggtgaatatgttggaaataaaaagtctgaagacaatatgtggtgcttggagggtgaggtgaccattgaaggagagagagagaggagagagagagagagagagagagagagagagagagagagagagagagagagagagagagagagagagagagagagagagaggtgtggcataCTGCATATGCGGTCTGACTGAAAGAGCTCACTATTGTTTGGAcgtttggagaggatgagcgacgaAAGACTGACTAAAATGATTGTGTcccaagtggagggaggaaggggaagaatggaGTGGGGGAGGCTTTGGGACGTTAGGGTTTGACtattcagaagggtgagaggagtgcacgggatagaatgaagtggatcgatggggtatacaggggacaacgtTCTCCTAATAGAAAACTTAAGAACAGATGGTATTCTCTTATGACGCAAGAAATGCCGTTACAAACACAATATATATCTAAACTATTGAAAGCTTTTAGATATCAAAGTTATAAGAATCCTCCATATATTCAAACTATAGAAAGCTTTCATATACTAAATCTATAGAACGCTTCTACATATTTCATAGAGAGAAATCTCCTATATATATCTAAGCTAAAGAAAACTTTTATAAAGCTAAGCTACAGAAAGCTTTCATATACCTAAGCTATATAGAGCTTCTACAGCTAAGTCAAGCATGCGGGCATGCACGAAAAAAAACGCTATTATTTCCAAAGGAAATGGgaattgcatttcgtaaaaagcTCTTCCTGAAAAATTCTTTCAACTTCGTTTTCTTCGGTCTCATCTGCATACGCCTGCAGTTTAGATATTTTATTCAGTGAAATTTTATTTGAACACCTAcgaaaagatcttttggaagttttgtttacatttattagATGTAATTTGCTGGTGCATGCTAGCTATAGATGGCAGGAACCTCCAAGAAGGGTGTGGGATTTTTGTGTTACTTAAATACCTTTGGGTTTTCGTATGATACATGAGAGTATTGTCATACATGAGATGATACAAGGAGTTCATATCCCCAGACCAgagctgtgtatgtatacgtctgtatgAATACTATTTATGTATTACGAGGAGAAAGAGGTCTATActtgtctcttaactttgtatgtatatgtaccatgtcttgactcctgtatgtgcatacacacatatacacttcagcctgagccaggtgcccattcaaCGACCAGCTCCgaagggaggatgagcacctaggCTGGCTGTGGGACGACTGCTGCGCTCAGGATTTGAAACGTGAAAGTAATTCAACTGAAGCATTCCATTCTGACCCAGAACCATCTCTAAGCTATTGTTCCTGAAGTCATTAATGTTTCTATCACTGTCCCTCACTGGTGATGGTCTTCTGTTCCTCACTGGTGATGGTCTTCTGTCCCTCACTGGTGATGGTCTTCTGTCCCTCACTGGTGATGGTCTTCTGTCCCTCACTGGTGATGGTCTTCTGTCCCTCACTGGTGATGGTCTTCTGTTCCTCACTGGTGATGGTCTTCTGTTCCTCACTGGTGACGGAATGAGATGTTCATATAAAAACATCCAATCATTTCTGTACTTGTTCTATTCTCAGTCTATTTCCGTGAGCAACACCTAATCTATCAAAGATTTAATTCAATCAATGTCTATTGATTACGCTTAAATTCCCAGTGAAAgcataatgaataataatgtaaTGTGTTTATACATTCAAGCACACGTATGGTAATGAGGAGAAATTATGACGTCATAGACTCATTTTCAGCTAATTGAATGTAAATAGATATTTATCCTCGTTATGGGATTTTAGGTGACCTGACCCACGAGGTGTGAATTAGGTCATTTCTTGATGAACTGAATTATTCACGTAATTCGTTTATTTCTCATTAAGTTTAAGGATTTTATAAATGAAAGAATTGTGAAAGACAAGTAGcattaccattatatatatatatatatatatatatatatatatatatatatatatatatatatatatatatatttatttagattagaaatatatattctatcttcATACATGTGTAGATTACGTGAAAGTTTTACAAAATGTTATACATTTATTTCCCTTCGACATCCTAAGAATTTGTTATGTGTTCTGAAGTTCTCGTATCAAAATATGCAAATAGAATTTCCCTGTAGGGAGCAGAGCTTGTGAATGttaaggagaaattacctaaagcTATTGTCTTATATTGCTATCTCTCTAGTGTTGCTTCTGGTGCTTcgaagtgacgtgtgtgtgtgtgtgtatatgtgtgtgtgtgcgtatgtatgtgtgtgtgtgtatatgtgtgtgtgtgcgtatgtatgtgtgtgtgtgtatatgtgtgtgtgtgcgtatgtatgtgtgtgtgtgtatatgtgtgtgtgtgcgtatgtatgtgtgtgtgtgtatatgtgtgtgtgtgcgtatgtatgtgtgtgtgtgtatatgtgtgtgtgtgcgtatgtatgtgtgtgtgtgtatatgtgtgtgtgtgcgtatgtatgtgtgtgtgtgtatatgtgtgtgtgtgcgtatgtatgtgtgtgtgtgtatatgtatgtgtgtgcgtatgtatgtgtgtgtgtgtatatgtgtgtgtgtgcgtatgtatgtgtgtgtgtgtatatgtgtgtgtgtgcgtatgtatgtgtgtgtgtgtatatgtgtgtgtgtgcgtatgtatgtgtgtgtgtgtatatgtgtgtgtgtgcgtatgtatgtgtgtgtgtgtatatgtgtgtgtgtgcgtatgtatgtgtgtgtgtgtatatgtgtgtgtgtgcgtatgtatgtgtgtgtgtgtatatgtgtgtgtgtgcgtatgtatgtatgtgtgtgtgtgtgtgtgtgtgtgtgtgtgtgagttacctTAAGTGTTCATTAACAATAACTAATTATCTACTTTCTCTCGAGAGCACTTTTTAATTATGTGAATTTGTTCAGCAAACATTAAACTTTGGGATGATAATTACCGTATTATCAACCATATGCTTAATGACTTGTTGAACTCAATCATAAATGATTTAACGTAATTTCCTGAAGTCTGAAGCCGGTTAATTTCTCTGTAGTGTTTACTAATACATCGATCAACAACGATGTTTTGTGTTAATCCTCTATCTATCGATCTCCTgcaatctatctatttttcttcatATGGTTCTCTTAACAGATATAAGGTTaactgaatatgtatatgtatatgtatacatacatatgcacacacctggcttaggctagggtgtatgtacgtgtatacacATATTGTAAGAGTAAAGacgacgtagaaggcgactaaaaggggagggagcggggggctggaaatcctcccctctcattctttgttttttcaaatcaaaagaaggaacagagaagagggcccagtcttctgttcttaacgctacctcgctaatgcgggaaatggcgaatagtataaaaaaaaaatatatcgatatatatatatatatatatatatatatatatatatatatatatatatatatatatatatatatatatactcttttatttctcttattttctgataCGTAATCTCACAGTATGATTGTATAGCGAGGCACCAAAGGAAGGATGATACATAGATAAAATATCAACAACTTTATCATTGTTTATTGATTAGTCATACAAAATCCTGAGTTCATACCAAATATAGATGAGTATACACTTGTGTAGACCAGGTAGATCAACTCCACACAACTCTCACTGTGGTTTACATTTACTATACATGAAGTTCTCATAATAGTTTACATTAGTTGGAGCAAGTTCTTATAAGGTTTTACCTCACATACAGAAAGGTCTCACAAAAGTTTAACCTCACATAAAGTAGTTCTCATTTTGGTTTACCTCACATAAAGTAGTTCTCATTTTGGTTTACCTCACTCAAAGGAAGGTCTCACAATGGTATACCTTAAATAAAGATGTTCTCATATTGGAATACATCATTCGAAGGAACTTCTCATAATGGTTGACCTTATATGAGACAAGGTTTCCATAATAGTTTACAATACATACGGGAAATTCTCATAGACTGAGTATGTAGTGAAGTGTGCTTGGTAAGGTCTTACAATctatgttatgtataatgcacaccTTTAATGGAGCTGTATAATGCATCGTGCCATATGCTGTTGTATTGTGCATACCCTTGTTGTATAATGTATAACGCATAGAGACCTTAGAACTTTATATTGtatcataaatcattttgttgTATCATGTATACAGAATATTTCATACAACCTCTTGCTGTATCTTGTATACTGTAAGAAAATCATAGACCTTGAGTGTATCATAAATTCTCTAATTGTATTTTGTATGCTGTATAAAGATCATAGAACTGTATTATGTGTCATATATTCTCTAGTTGTATTAGCTTGCTCCGACGAGATCACGGATGTGTATATCATATACAATTTTGTTGTATTACATTTACTCTATTTCCATCTCATACCTTTATAATGGTATATTGCATTTTTGTATTGTATGCAGTGTATATTGTGCAGAGACCTGCATAATACATCATGAGCTCGATCATTTACAGTGTATGGCATAATGTGTCATACATTCCCAATCTGTATTATATACACTGTATTATTCATAAAGACTTGCATTGTATAATGCATCTTAAACTCTTAATTATATCTATGTACAGTGtctgaaaatatatacatttatatcaaACATGAATACAGGGATATAGTGTATTATGTACAGCATAGGTGTATTAAACTTGTATGATGCATCATACACTTTGTACAATACAAAGTGAACTTCATCTACCTTATCAAAGAGGTCATCTGAGAGTAATCCCAAAATACTGTATGATATTTTGAGACTTCTTAACTTTCGTCTGATCTATCTATTACAGGAAAGTTGGCAGACTGTGTTTATCACCCTTGATAATATAACTGAAAATTAAGGTGTTGTATAGTGCTATGACGTCAGAGCATGCTAAGGAACGTAAGGTTTTATGTCACATCATTTTAGGAAATGAGTTTAACCTTAATGAGCTGTGGTACCATAAGCCAGAAACTCCTGTCTCGATACATCTCcacagaaaaaaaatttctttcactGCCAAATTTTTAACGAAATCAAAAAAGGGGtaaagttatatatgtatatatatatatatatatatatatatatatatatatatatatatatatatatatatatatatatatatacttggtcgTGTGTCGTAGGGAGAACAACTTTCCCAGCTGTTTTTGTAGAACCTGGCGGATGGTTCACTATCATTCTTGTCTTCCCAACTTAGTGTCTTGTCCATTAATCATATCATATTCTCACATCTTATAATATTTCAAGATATGATTTATATTCACATTTCCATAATCTTTATAAATAGATCGATAGGACCCGAACTAAATGATGGCTCTACGAACTTTGTTATAAGTTTAGGTTGAGCAGCAAAATATAATCTTTCCTCCCACGAAGTAAGTAGAGTCTTATGATGAAAAGGTCACTAAACAGAAGCTGGAGACTAGGTTAAGTTGACTTCTGGCCAGCTGTGACTACACCAGCTGGTCATGTTGCTTGCACACACAAGCAAACCACTCAATCATAATTGGTgttatttcatgatatttttgCCTGTGGTTTTTAATATCTGATATGTTTCCTCTATTAGTTTTTGCCTTTATTAAATCTTTCTTCATTTCCGAGGTTCATATTTATGTTCTTTGGTTATTTAGTATTTACCATGTTCTTAAGGTCAGTGAATATGTTTTCCTTAGTATGTTTATATTTTCGTTTCATTATATTAATTTCCTGTTaataatttatattttatatatatacctgtcatatatatatatatttttttccctttttgcacCATCAATATATTTATAGTGGCAACAACTTTTAAAACTTTTCACATTACGGTCATAATTCTGAAAAATGCTCTCAGTCCAATATTATTTATAGGAACAATTGCTTAACTTATTCTTACTTAAGTGACCTTATCTTACTTCCCTGGAgactatctatttttttctttgtacgtGAACCAGACAAGTTCCAGGCTTCTGAGATGCCCTCAGGTAAACAGGTCATTGACCAGATGACCAGTTAATTCAGGGTTACGAcgctagtgatggtgatgaccctGGAAAAATCAACAGGTCAAGGCAGGTCAGACCTGGCTTGGTCAGGTCAGGGAAGTGAATCTGACAGTACTGGAAACATAAAAGTGAATTTCCTCTCTTTGATTCTGTTATGTGATTATATTATTTCCATTTTCAAAGCCCACAATTTCTTCTCTCCATTGTATTTTACTTTGTTACAACAAGTGAGTTTGTTGTATATTGTCATCTCAGCTAAtccagtacagtgtgtgtgtgtgtgtgtgtgtgtgtgtgtgtgtgtgtgcgtgtgtgtgtgcgtgtgtgtgtgtgtgtgtgtgtgtgtgtgtgcaaatgttcCTGTCATCTTCCAAGACCTGTTCAGAATGCCGGGCTCGTCCCTCACACACGAGTTTCTTCGTGTGAGTTTGTCATATTTCATCCAAAACGCAGACACAACAACAAGAGCAAATGTACATAAACCATTTCTGGTGATGACACAGCTGACTTTTAGTGAAACAAATGTTTAACCAACAATATCTTACAAACAATAGCAAACAATGTCTAACGCACAGACGGTGACAACAATAATTCATAAACAATAGCAAACAATATCTCTGTATCTCTTCTACAAACTCTGGGTgtctttgtttgttgtttgtctcCTCATTCAGGTCTTGTGCATCCTCATGTCATACTCATGAGATTGAGAGATGATTGAGATcatgagagatgagagataagAAGACATTACCACCTCCACTCCAACTTTGAATAAGAGACAAGAAAAGAGAtgaatggaatgagagagagagagagagagagagagagagagagagagagagagagagagagagagagagagagagagagatagtgaagtGAGAGAGCTGGGAGTTTGTTATGAGGTATCTGAAGTGAGAGGTAATTTAGATATATAGTGTTAGACATTTGTATATCAACAGCTGAAGTACTAACGAAGTAGGTGAGAGCTGGTCTTTAATAATGGATGAGAGAAAAGTTGGGAGAGAGCGAGAAAAATGAGGCATCCTGGCAACAGGTGAGAGAagtagagtgagagaggagagtgaggaggaaggtAGTGGGAGAAGCAAGTGAGAGATAAAGGGAGCGAGTGAGAGGATGGGATAGAGTGAGAAAACAcgagcaggataggagagggaagaGCGTGAAACATGTAAGTAAATATAGATAAAGATGAGGGTAATGTTTACCCAACACAGgatctggatgtaaccaagagagagagaaaaatgttgaATGTTTAGTAGAGTGAATATAtgaagtgaaagacaagagaatagaGTTAGATAACGTATCTTACATGAACGGGAGGTGGACGAAGGATAACAGAGACCAATTAAGGAGCACGACAGGTGACCAATTAAGGAGCAGGACAGGTGAGCAATCTGGTCTTTAAAGTATTTAAGGCGAAAGATTTTAAGGGAAGAGCGTAAGGAGTAGGTCTCTTTAGCTAGgataataatggtgatacaaacatacatgtgagggagagggagtctACAGCCCTGAGATGAGGATGTAGAATATAGGCCTAATAAGAGGGGCAaataggagtgaggaagaggaagactgaGCAAGATGTGAGGAATACAGAGTAATATTAGCGGCAGCAGACATGGAAGGACCGTCAGCGGCGTAACTCCCACAGAAGAACTGGTGACATTCAACCCTCCCTGTTGAATAGCAGCCTCTTGCTCCCCTGCTGCAGGGAAAAACAGGAGGGAATCCAAACAATTAAAATAGATCGTGTAATGAATATACATTCATAAATCATaccgaatatatacatacatagaaatatgcaatgtattcatatatatagatatatatgtagccattttgtaaaatttttcgttgtttgttagagagagagatagagatagatagatagatagatagatagagagagagagagagagagagagagagagagagagagagagagagagagagagagagagagagagagagagagagagactcaggagtCACCTTGCTGGACGTGGACCCTGACAGAGGCTGGGTGAGACCCGCTGGGAACACAAGAATACATGCCCGAGTCTTGTATTCCCACAGTCTCCACTATCAGGCGAGCGGTCGTCTCCCCTCGCTCGTGGTCGATctgaggggggggagaagaggggagagagggagagttaatGGAGGCTGACGATACATGTTGGTGGTTGATAATGGTCATGTGTAGTTTGGGGTAAGGGGGAGAGTCTTGGAGTTAAGGGGGAGGTGGGTCTTGTTAAGTAAAGGTGATATTTTCCTGTTATGGGTCATGTGTAAGGGTTGTTTTGTGGTTAGAAGCGTCTTGTGCTAATTATGGATCAAGTTtagtggttagtggtggttaGTGGCCATTTGTCCTAGCTAATGGTCGACCTCTGATGGTACAACAAGTCAGTATGTGACCTAAATGTGACGGTACCCCACTGGGGAAACGAGGTACACATCTTGGTACTCCTGGCGGTACGTACCTTAAGCTTGATCCCTCCCCTGGGGGAGGTGTAGTCGATCATCCTGGTGTCGTGGTACcagtacaccagggtcgacggcCCGAATGATGACGTAACGAGGCACGAGAGGGTCAGCGAGGAACCCTCCTCAATGTACCGCTCACGCGGACCCAGGATCTCTACGCGCAGGTGGCCTGTGTtgtgaagatagtgatgatgatagtgatttcagtagtgatgatagtgatgatgatagtgatgatggtagtgatgtcagtagtgatgatagtgatgatggtagtgatgtcaGCAGTCGAGACAGTGAATGATAGTGATGCCAATAGAAAATATGGTGATAATGACGTTATTAgtagaaataatggaaatgaaagGTACACTAACAGTGAAGATAGTAACAgcaatatcattatcagtatcaaagATAACGATAAAGATATTGATATTCTTGCCATTctcacacatacaatgaaaacaCTGGTCAGTAACATAGATATAAGGCACAAGACTTATTCAAAATAATGCAAATCACTAATAATGACTCACTGTCTTCCCAATACGCTAGGGTTAATGGAACAGTTAATCACTTCTCTCAGAGATTATCTATAAGGATTATGACATTTAATTCCTGCATCGAACGGGAGAGTATCAGAGGCCACCACTTCGCTATATCCTTCCCCGCCACCATAGCTTCTCAAAGGCATAAACGAGAAGGACTAACGAGGTAACGATCGTTTGATTACCCATATGTAACAATGAAAAAATGATTCCATTCCTTGTGTCAATTTCtccaccatccttcctccccaCATCATTCCCAGTTCCACTCCGGTCACCCCAGTTGCATTCCGGTTATTCCAGTTGCATTCCGGTCATCCCACTTGCATTCTTATCGCCTCAGTTACATTCCGTTCATCCCAGCTTCCTTCTCACCATCCCAGTTGCATTCCGTtgtttcactttccttttccCAGATTCATTCCAACCATCACAGTTTCATTCCAGCCACTACAGTCCCGTTCCCATCATCTCAGGTCCAATCTAGTCAATACCACTCTATTCCAGTCTTCGTATCACATGTCGTTGatctgtttcttttgttttcgttACTTGTTCCTCCCGTCTGTCCCACCTCAATTAGACCCTCCTATCCCCTGGTGTTTCTGTTCCATACTACATATTCATGTCGAACCATCCAAGATGCTTTTATGTCACCGTCTCTCTTAACCTCTATCCATCCTTTCCGGTCTCTACGATCCTTCTTATTCGGTTCTAAGTAACAGTTTCTGGTCCTTTGTGGTGATCTGGACGATTTCTTTATAGTCCTTCTGCGAATTTTTTCTTTCAGATGTCGCATAAAAACTTTAGCCACAGCTAACGTCTTTTGGCGCAATTAGTTCCTGTATGATCATGTGGGATTTTCCTGTATGTAACCGTATGACTTTCTATCACATTCTCAGTTATGTATATCACCCTCTGAGCCACCTTTCTATGTCGCCTGATGTGTGTCCTAGGGCGTCTATGCTTTCCTCAAACTCACCTTGAAAATTGTAACACTGTTTCTACATTCTCTTTAGGGCTCCGCAAAGGCTCTACCTGTCCTCCAAGCTCTTCAAACCCTCCAAATCCTCTAGAGCCTCTCTCCTGGTGAGGTCTTACAATGCCTCATTCTTGGCGAAGTCTTTCATCTTGGAGTGTTTGTGTCTGCCATCTTTTCTGGGTTGTCCTGACGTTATTTATACAGCTGTGTGTCTCCCTGCCAGCGCCCTCTGTGATCACTTGCTATCTCCTAACACCTCCCGATGACCTCATTGTATAGATCACCTTCTTCCTTATCTCTGAACTATATCgtttctcgttttcttctctATTCCTTGTCTCTTCGagaatttctgcagtttctcttcagCCAAATGACCCGGGCGAGTAAGAATATAAGCCAAGAATAACCAACTCTGCTTTTCTTAAAGCGAAAAGGACAATTGATGCCAACGTAAAGATACACAAGAATGGGCTGGAAAGGGAAGGAAAACGAGGAATGAGTGACAAGGAAGGTCTTAGAAAACGGGGTTACAGGAGACCGTTGCGCTAGTCCTGGACTTACACACCTTCATCTCTTAATTCCTCCAACATCCTGGCCTTATCATACAGCCAAATGTGATTATCATAAATGATAACAAGTTACAGTTCGGCTTTCATAACTGATAACAAATTGCGGCTCTTTTACCATAACTGACCATCACTTAAAGTTCGCTCAGTAATTTCTAGGTAACTTGACCCTCGTGTTCAACAGTAACTTGTGTCAAAGTTCATATCTTTGTTATAAGTTTTCCAATGACAGAGTTTATGAGAAAGCTGGCAAGATGAAGTaaataagagaagaaaagaaaactgtaACAAAACTAACAACCTCAGCGACGCTTTCATAGGCCCCCGCCCAAGGTCGAGCATGGCATgggctagcaaggtagcgtcaagaacccATGGATCAGGGGAACTGCTAGACTCAAGGATCAGGGTGGTCGAACCCACGTACTGGAGAAGCTGGCTTGCCTGGCCCAGTGTGCCTCGTGTGCCACATGAAAGTTTAATCCTCATCACCCTCACACGCTCAAACACTGGGAGCTGATCTCTTGTGTTCCATGTATTACGTGAAGGTTTTGTGTTGCCTTACCGTCCCTGGTGGAGGCTGTGTTGTTGGCGACGAACACCTTGGTCTTCCTGACGCTGATGGGCTGGGACGAGTCTGCCAAACAAGAGACAAAAGGAAATGTTTTAGTATCTGTCAACTTACAGCATGACTCACATCTGAAGAGAGAATGTCTTAGTCATGATGACCATTATACCCAGGACGTACACCATCAACATGGTATACtagaacatatacacatacctgttTCATGTTTAACAAACAGACGATTGATATCAATGGAAAATCAATACCCATGTCTCGCTGAATCAGCGTGCATGAGACAGTGATCAGCGTGCATGAGACAGTGAATCATTTTCCCTCCCTAATATTCATGCCATTTTTTCCGTCAAAATAACTTTTTTTCACATGTGGTCAACATTTTTATCATTAATACATAGATTACGTCAGACAGAACATGATCATTGAATAAccttcccacgtctctctctctctctctctctctctctctctctctctctctctctctctctctctctctctctttcagaggCCACATCTCTATAATAACCCGGCATCACCGCCCTCCATCTTGCTGACACACGCTCCATCATGCCCTAAAGGGAAGAAAAGGCCCCCCTAAATGGCCCCATGAACATGTTTCCATAGGGGACTTTTATCAATGTCCAACTTTGTAGCCCATTTTCCAGACCGTATGGACGACTTAGCGTAtatgtcctcccccaccacaagacAGGTGTTCGGGATAAGGGGTCTCCTCCCACACAAAGAACTCGAAGACGTTTTGAAATATTTCCTCGCCAGCTTCCATGATCGCCAGCTTCCATGATCG is from Panulirus ornatus isolate Po-2019 chromosome 57, ASM3632096v1, whole genome shotgun sequence and encodes:
- the LOC139766098 gene encoding uncharacterized protein isoform X2 translates to MVRVLPPGCCCCSYPVWWLLICCCLVGVGAGGKWRGRRPEFGTADESVTVREGQTARLPCVVLHLNDRAVTWLRRRDLHILTTGHHTYSADDRFQVVHSPGSNQWTLVVRYAQLRDSGIYECQVNADPKISRPITLNVYNSSQPISVRKTKVFVANNTASTRDGHLRVEILGPRERYIEEGSSLTLSCLVTSSFGPSTLVYWYHDTRMIDYTSPRGGIKLKIDHERGETTARLIVETVGIQDSGMYSCVPSGSHPASVRVHVQQGEQEAAIQQGGLNVTSSSVGVTPLTVLPCLLPLILLCIPHILLSLPLPHSYLPLLLGLYSTSSSQGCRLPLPHMYVCITIIILAKETYSLRSSLKIFRLKYFKDQIAHLSCSLIGHLSCSLIGLCYPSSTSRSCKIRYLTLFSCLSLHIFTLLNIQHFSLSLGYIQILCWVNITLIFIYIYLHVSRSSLSYPARVFSLYPILSLAPFISHLLLPLPSSSLSSLTLLLSPVARMPHFSRSLPTFLSSIIKDQLSPTSLVLQLLIYKCLTLYI
- the LOC139766098 gene encoding uncharacterized protein isoform X1 — translated: MVRVLPPGCCCCSYPVWWLLICCCLVGVGAGGKWRGRRPEFGTADESVTVREGQTARLPCVVLHLNDRAVTWLRRRDLHILTTGHHTYSADDRFQVVHSPGSNQWTLVVRYAQLRDSGIYECQVNADPKISRPITLNVYNSSQPISVRKTKVFVANNTASTRDGHLRVEILGPRERYIEEGSSLTLSCLVTSSFGPSTLVYWYHDTRMIDYTSPRGGIKLKIDHERGETTARLIVETVGIQDSGMYSCVPSGSHPASVRVHVQQAGEQEAAIQQGGLNVTSSSVGVTPLTVLPCLLPLILLCIPHILLSLPLPHSYLPLLLGLYSTSSSQGCRLPLPHMYVCITIIILAKETYSLRSSLKIFRLKYFKDQIAHLSCSLIGHLSCSLIGLCYPSSTSRSCKIRYLTLFSCLSLHIFTLLNIQHFSLSLGYIQILCWVNITLIFIYIYLHVSRSSLSYPARVFSLYPILSLAPFISHLLLPLPSSSLSSLTLLLSPVARMPHFSRSLPTFLSSIIKDQLSPTSLVLQLLIYKCLTLYI